In the Fibrobacter sp. UWR3 genome, one interval contains:
- a CDS encoding DUF4423 domain-containing protein — protein MLNIDEISDYRDLLKNYYTQRKLEMPLYSYKMLGQKLSLETSQVFRVLNKELHLPNRSIPLAKDLLDLKGRSGEIFEILVAASKTKSPAKKDKLYKMALALQDVDLRKFNPSEYLFLSKWWIPVVRALIEMNGGHAEVSRLVKQITPTVSEDQVREAIKVLKDLKLITPLASERYAATTANFTSGSSPTKTAAIRSYQNQLLALAQNALVSIEPARRNISSLLVGVDEDCFADLNEMTLEFRRQVQKRVGEVKVPNKAMQFVFALYPVAEVQNGHQVKKEGARK, from the coding sequence ATGCTGAATATTGACGAAATAAGCGATTACAGGGATCTGCTGAAGAACTACTATACCCAGCGCAAGCTGGAGATGCCCCTGTATTCTTACAAGATGTTGGGGCAGAAGCTCAGTCTGGAAACGAGCCAGGTGTTCCGCGTGCTGAACAAGGAACTTCACTTGCCCAACCGCAGTATTCCGCTGGCCAAGGATCTGTTGGACCTGAAGGGCCGCAGTGGCGAGATTTTCGAGATTCTGGTGGCGGCGTCCAAGACAAAGTCGCCCGCAAAGAAGGACAAACTCTACAAGATGGCGCTTGCCCTGCAGGATGTTGACCTGCGCAAGTTCAATCCGAGCGAATACCTGTTCTTAAGCAAGTGGTGGATTCCCGTGGTACGCGCGCTTATCGAGATGAACGGTGGGCATGCCGAAGTCTCGCGCCTGGTGAAGCAGATTACGCCGACTGTTTCGGAAGACCAGGTGCGCGAAGCCATAAAGGTGCTCAAGGACCTAAAGCTCATTACTCCGCTCGCATCGGAACGCTATGCGGCAACGACAGCGAACTTTACATCGGGAAGTTCGCCCACGAAGACTGCCGCCATACGCAGTTACCAGAACCAGTTGCTCGCCCTTGCGCAGAACGCTCTGGTTTCCATTGAGCCTGCGAGGCGCAATATATCTTCGCTGCTCGTGGGTGTCGATGAAGATTGCTTTGCCGACCTGAACGAGATGACGCTTGAATTCAGGCGCCAGGTGCAGAAGAGGGTGGGTGAGGTAAAGGTGCCGAACAAGGCGATGCAGTTTGTATTTGCCCTTTACCCGGTTGCCGAAGTGCAGAATGGCCATCAGGTGAAAAAGGAGGGCGCGAGAAAATGA
- a CDS encoding fumarate hydratase, whose translation MAFKYEATVQHGEDTTEYVNLGKDGVSVAEFEGKKILKVAPEALTKIAQAAFEEVEFCLRPAHTAKVAKILQDPEASDNDKFVALTMLKNACVAAKGILPFCQDTGTAICVAHKGQQVWTGFDDAEAISEGIYNAYTTKNLRYSQIAPLTMYEEKNTGCNLPAQIDIHAEEGAEMKFLFVAKGGGSANKTYYWPMTKALLNPKSLEKFLAEKVKTLGTAACPPYHLAIVIGGTSAEMNTHMVKLASCGYLDDIPTTGSEGGRIFRDLEMEEKVLHICQKTGIGAQFGGKYLVHDVRVIRAPRHAASCPVSIGVSCSADRNIKAKIDENGLWLEKMEHHPENYIPAGNAVNLAPAVEIDLDRPMKEVLADLTKYPVKTRLSLKGTMIVARDMAHAKIAEIFDKQERGEELTDEEKTVLKVVSDHPIYYAGPAKTPAGMPTGSFGPTTANRMDPYVMRFQSKGASMIMVAKGNRSQDVTDACKKYGGFFLGSIGGPAAILAEQNILSNDIVAFPELGMEAIRKITIKDFPAFILVDDKGNNFFEGLI comes from the coding sequence ATGGCATTCAAATACGAAGCAACCGTCCAGCACGGTGAAGATACTACCGAATACGTGAACCTCGGTAAAGACGGCGTTTCCGTCGCCGAATTCGAAGGCAAGAAGATTCTGAAGGTCGCCCCCGAGGCGCTCACCAAGATTGCCCAGGCAGCCTTTGAAGAAGTCGAATTCTGCCTGCGCCCGGCCCATACGGCGAAGGTCGCCAAGATTTTGCAGGACCCGGAAGCTTCGGACAACGACAAGTTTGTCGCCCTCACCATGCTCAAGAACGCCTGCGTTGCCGCCAAGGGCATCCTCCCGTTCTGCCAGGACACCGGTACGGCAATCTGCGTTGCCCACAAGGGCCAGCAGGTGTGGACCGGCTTCGACGATGCCGAAGCGATTTCGGAAGGCATCTACAACGCCTACACCACCAAGAACCTGCGCTACAGCCAGATTGCACCCTTGACCATGTACGAAGAAAAGAACACCGGTTGCAACCTGCCTGCCCAGATCGACATCCACGCCGAAGAAGGCGCCGAGATGAAGTTCCTGTTCGTGGCCAAGGGCGGTGGCTCTGCCAACAAGACTTACTACTGGCCCATGACCAAGGCGCTCCTCAACCCGAAGTCCTTGGAAAAGTTCCTCGCCGAAAAGGTGAAGACGCTCGGTACTGCGGCCTGCCCTCCGTACCACCTCGCGATTGTGATTGGCGGTACCTCTGCCGAAATGAACACCCACATGGTGAAGCTCGCTAGCTGCGGCTACCTCGACGATATTCCGACCACGGGTTCCGAAGGCGGTCGCATTTTCCGCGACCTCGAAATGGAAGAAAAGGTCCTGCACATTTGCCAGAAGACGGGCATTGGCGCCCAGTTCGGCGGCAAGTACCTAGTGCACGATGTGCGCGTGATCCGCGCTCCGCGTCATGCTGCAAGCTGCCCGGTTTCTATCGGCGTTAGCTGCTCTGCCGACCGTAACATCAAGGCAAAGATTGACGAGAACGGCCTCTGGCTCGAAAAGATGGAACACCATCCGGAAAACTACATTCCGGCTGGCAATGCCGTGAACCTCGCCCCGGCCGTTGAAATCGACCTTGACCGCCCGATGAAGGAAGTGCTCGCCGACCTCACCAAGTATCCGGTGAAGACGCGCCTCAGCCTCAAGGGCACGATGATTGTGGCCCGCGACATGGCTCACGCAAAGATTGCCGAAATCTTCGACAAGCAGGAACGCGGCGAAGAACTCACCGACGAAGAAAAGACCGTGCTCAAGGTCGTGTCCGACCACCCGATTTACTACGCCGGCCCGGCCAAGACTCCGGCAGGCATGCCCACCGGCAGCTTCGGCCCGACGACTGCCAACCGCATGGACCCGTACGTGATGCGCTTCCAGAGCAAGGGTGCCTCGATGATCATGGTTGCGAAGGGCAACCGCAGCCAGGACGTGACCGACGCCTGCAAGAAGTACGGCGGATTCTTCCTCGGCTCTATCGGCGGCCCGGCAGCCATCCTCGCTGAACAGAACATCCTCAGCAACGACATCGTGGCCTTCCCGGAACTCGGCATGGAAGCCATCCGCAAGATCACCATCAAGGACTTCCCGGCCTTCATCCTCGTGGATGACAAGGGCAACAACTTCTTTGAAGGTTTGATCTAG
- a CDS encoding glycoside hydrolase family 9 protein: MIRPIWPIKWDTAATDNGGTVESFSKYTPNRKKHNTVPKIGSMPQDFVPNGIIPDSLNQAYRDAQNLRIGRIRINQAGYLPEDPEKQFYYVSAGTCGENFSVVDLDGNEVFTGGTFTNTGKSTGSSWDIKAGTDAATNDQGRYTASAEGPTGKVCIGNLTQATGLEMNTRYRVKVLNQYSATFIISDKVYSMVRDATLKFYGINRSGNSESWFHKPSHTKDGAGKFVKGVGAVTGFTPKEGALQGGWYDCGDHLKESQTQAYAFMVLAVMAASSPERDEDHYAYNMGETINTDGIPDILREAKHGADFFMRAYTFANGVIDNMAVSIGNFGADHGWWGRPENQDALPTTLTGRGGPHERDIRLGELGSNISGQIAAGLAILSKEYATYDKPFADSCLVVAEKMYDFAKNLKLKEKSLGPGTYDGGKAYVHNTIADGWSSPAYNGNNESHDDLAIAAIALHYATYEKTGKMDYLNDAVEDTQIGVPQEASTGFFKGGWMAWSRDGMRKSSKNTSWANAYTYTLYGFYKMLLKDKETGLKYGIDDKTRLTYAENVALILGTNISYLSGSGSQSITIPTLNGPTPVSFGDLWYNMQTDQTWIYNRYQAGNIFEVLAYSDVTKDLEGINLPQKGMQNWNSAEMKQLGINQLNYMLGVNPWDVSFLLGVGDKNDAHPHHRASNPEGKNMPGAGYKYNPPTGALFGGVTPGTENAWSPSTLSWEDYHLSETCIDATAMFVASCAVAVREEDRNRAPSQINVEIRYVGYDSAIVKVTQDMRGPAMILYSTNETGPFNIPAKDTVNGVSHEIHLTGLQNGTTYYFKVIAINIRSEAYATKWLVDSTTTPFTFTTLVSPPAPADIQNVKVCNLSSDSAEIMWYTPNGQYESKVYWDTTLTSYDKMTCPVSGTGSCDINGNADVSGIPTSFHYVKIGKLKEKTTYYYCVESNGVQRCTDDNGMPLKFTTPVTHYDFDVSVYQYEFGGMDFLNLNLTNNEDRAFNELTLRFYVTAKPEDIEAQPGQNNQPGTCPLLVDEDICQAYDEAGFNRPCVNQAGESVDDSLRYYLRHAVPVKLEDTYNPATGEYDWYIPVPLGGTTIKSSSRMRIDLGFSSGIYQNNMCETLRTPAKKRLVTGGNSPDWSWAAHKRDVDGADYEGVPAWDKDQGDFEQAPINPYIVVYRKDEFISGFSPSYKEMTTKRAHYDMTVAFNPPFNVSNGSYVQIDSARSTMYLTGTALISESGYVNAIWVNGVALSKEQLTKAAVYNYETGRFDLNIPAKMSIGTNKVDVTIFAGPNPECAECQENGGCAFVNRTYYVQFSKGDRTQGKLLLVQKDGSSVTSPAPIDGSLQFQIQLRDKDNKNNANMPVKLFNSRTGDSTEVILSRTNDALGYFEGEWLKASASEAGLPNVNFLGGDTIWVKYQDPADDEERDSVYFYSQPTRPDPKKALIASDVCTITGDAVTENTLSIEFSGSQFDGTRNILDSVEVTLTSANSAERSFMLTPAAPVVGATATFTFADSLVGLANPKGLVTVYMREDGKQQMSSATITDAVKPKLVSVSILENENHENENDTLKVSFSEPINLPSKTEWPLTVYDGTSEVVQAGIRVISATTSDDGKNWMYVIQGNAGGNLVKPGFRAQIDAAFNVTDMATNTLATCAPVTIIESSRPVPVHYATITDLEGDGQPDEIYIEFVRVLKDKNIPDTVDVYWGNPSTYVPFAIPAGGWDITTVYGEKTPVAITKLDSANGTWIKGTAKKTCIDFKDDTTYVTQKVYTYTYVDAEETIKADSTLLRIDTISTTVSQKCAQYQTTQDSTFIPKVDTLGWDSVQSEHSAFTIKIQGDLFKNMTYGSSGGNGAILPRKGPIESLLDATNATLIDKCPPIIVKATKTSAGAYEFLEATMSEPLVVIDNPALEYIERKRSSQEGIYLKPLSVSTKQDVKENFGYTEESEGAVRIGDYIRLVPIKELSRYKDKAGNFPTINNPWVIVSGATAEKTKFKVTLASDVTKPPREVPYMGTAVSENEIFRATIMNPNGTELLTKLVDGTVIPTTIVLDTNSYKHAGPQFIVDITMPSALQTDDFGKPIFDFVIRFTMNVYDNLGQFIAKQDIRMNMKDIGYDKITEDGVLKLNLEWMAPNGSPASKSGKRLGTGAYIAKFDFDAKATYVADEPTTNEDGSTSYKKGDVIKTTDNTTKTFGFKRAKK; encoded by the coding sequence TTGATTAGACCGATTTGGCCCATAAAGTGGGATACTGCCGCTACCGACAATGGCGGTACCGTCGAAAGTTTCAGCAAGTACACGCCCAACCGCAAGAAGCACAATACCGTACCTAAAATTGGTTCGATGCCCCAGGACTTTGTGCCGAACGGGATTATCCCCGACTCGCTGAACCAGGCATATCGTGACGCCCAGAACCTGCGCATAGGCCGTATCCGCATCAACCAGGCGGGATACCTGCCCGAAGACCCTGAAAAGCAGTTCTACTATGTTTCTGCCGGGACCTGTGGCGAGAACTTCTCTGTCGTCGACCTGGATGGTAACGAAGTCTTTACAGGAGGAACTTTCACCAACACCGGCAAGTCGACCGGTTCGAGCTGGGATATCAAGGCGGGCACCGACGCCGCGACAAACGACCAGGGACGCTATACCGCCAGCGCCGAGGGCCCCACGGGCAAGGTATGTATCGGCAACCTGACCCAGGCAACGGGCCTCGAGATGAACACCCGCTACCGCGTAAAGGTGCTCAACCAGTATTCCGCTACATTTATTATTAGTGACAAGGTCTACTCGATGGTCCGCGACGCGACCCTCAAGTTCTACGGCATCAACCGTTCCGGCAACTCTGAATCCTGGTTCCACAAGCCGAGCCACACCAAGGACGGTGCAGGCAAGTTTGTAAAGGGTGTCGGCGCCGTTACCGGGTTCACCCCCAAGGAAGGCGCCCTGCAGGGCGGCTGGTACGACTGCGGTGACCACCTGAAGGAATCCCAGACCCAGGCCTACGCATTCATGGTGCTCGCGGTGATGGCTGCATCGAGCCCGGAACGCGACGAGGACCACTATGCCTACAACATGGGCGAAACCATCAATACCGACGGTATCCCAGACATTCTGCGCGAGGCAAAGCACGGTGCGGACTTCTTTATGCGCGCCTACACCTTCGCGAACGGGGTCATCGACAACATGGCGGTCTCCATCGGAAACTTCGGTGCGGACCACGGATGGTGGGGCCGACCCGAAAACCAGGACGCCCTCCCGACGACCTTGACCGGACGCGGCGGGCCGCACGAACGTGACATCCGCCTGGGCGAACTGGGTTCCAACATCTCGGGCCAAATTGCAGCGGGCCTCGCCATATTGAGCAAGGAATACGCGACATACGACAAGCCCTTTGCTGACAGCTGCCTTGTGGTTGCCGAGAAGATGTACGATTTCGCCAAGAACCTGAAACTCAAGGAAAAGAGCCTTGGCCCCGGAACCTACGACGGCGGAAAGGCCTACGTGCACAACACGATTGCCGACGGCTGGTCGAGCCCGGCCTACAACGGCAACAACGAATCCCACGACGACTTGGCCATTGCGGCAATCGCACTCCACTACGCCACCTACGAAAAGACCGGCAAAATGGACTACCTGAACGACGCCGTGGAAGATACGCAGATTGGCGTGCCCCAGGAAGCCTCGACCGGATTCTTCAAGGGCGGTTGGATGGCCTGGAGCCGTGACGGCATGCGCAAGTCCAGCAAGAACACGAGCTGGGCGAACGCCTACACCTACACGCTGTACGGTTTCTACAAGATGCTCCTGAAGGACAAGGAAACCGGCCTCAAGTACGGCATCGACGACAAGACACGCCTGACCTATGCCGAAAACGTGGCCCTGATTCTCGGAACCAACATCAGTTACCTGAGCGGAAGCGGTTCCCAGAGCATTACTATCCCGACCCTGAACGGCCCGACCCCTGTTTCGTTCGGCGACCTGTGGTACAACATGCAGACCGACCAGACCTGGATTTACAACCGCTACCAGGCGGGCAATATCTTTGAAGTGCTCGCCTACTCCGACGTGACCAAGGACCTGGAAGGCATCAACCTGCCGCAGAAGGGCATGCAGAACTGGAACTCCGCCGAAATGAAGCAACTGGGTATAAACCAGCTCAACTACATGCTCGGCGTGAACCCCTGGGATGTATCCTTCTTGCTGGGCGTGGGTGACAAGAACGACGCCCACCCGCACCACCGCGCATCGAACCCCGAAGGCAAGAACATGCCGGGCGCAGGCTACAAGTACAATCCGCCTACCGGCGCATTGTTCGGCGGCGTGACCCCGGGTACCGAGAACGCCTGGTCGCCCTCGACCCTCAGCTGGGAAGACTACCACCTTTCCGAAACCTGTATCGACGCTACGGCCATGTTCGTGGCATCGTGCGCCGTTGCCGTCCGTGAAGAGGACCGCAACCGCGCCCCCTCGCAGATTAACGTGGAAATCCGCTACGTGGGTTACGATTCCGCAATCGTGAAGGTAACGCAGGACATGCGCGGCCCCGCGATGATCCTCTACAGCACGAACGAGACCGGCCCGTTCAACATCCCCGCGAAGGATACCGTGAACGGCGTGAGCCACGAGATTCACCTGACCGGCCTGCAGAACGGCACCACCTACTACTTCAAGGTCATTGCGATTAACATCCGGAGCGAGGCGTATGCCACCAAGTGGCTCGTCGACAGCACTACGACCCCGTTCACGTTCACGACCCTCGTGAGCCCGCCGGCACCCGCCGACATCCAGAACGTGAAGGTCTGCAACCTGAGTTCCGACAGCGCCGAAATCATGTGGTACACCCCGAACGGCCAGTACGAATCCAAGGTCTACTGGGATACGACACTCACAAGCTACGACAAGATGACCTGCCCCGTATCGGGAACGGGCTCTTGCGACATCAACGGCAACGCCGACGTCTCGGGAATCCCGACCAGCTTCCACTACGTGAAGATTGGCAAGCTCAAGGAAAAGACAACATACTACTACTGCGTGGAAAGCAACGGCGTGCAGCGCTGTACCGACGATAACGGCATGCCGCTCAAGTTTACCACCCCCGTGACGCACTACGACTTCGACGTGAGCGTTTACCAGTACGAGTTCGGCGGGATGGACTTCTTGAACCTGAACCTCACCAACAACGAGGACCGCGCGTTCAACGAACTGACCCTGCGATTCTACGTGACCGCAAAGCCCGAAGACATCGAGGCGCAGCCCGGACAGAACAACCAGCCGGGAACCTGCCCGCTGCTTGTGGACGAAGACATTTGCCAGGCCTACGACGAAGCGGGCTTCAACCGCCCCTGCGTGAACCAGGCCGGCGAAAGCGTAGACGACTCGCTGCGCTACTACCTGCGCCATGCAGTACCCGTAAAGCTTGAAGACACCTACAACCCGGCAACGGGCGAATACGACTGGTACATCCCGGTACCGCTGGGTGGCACGACCATCAAGTCGTCCTCGCGTATGCGTATCGACCTCGGGTTCTCGAGTGGTATCTACCAGAACAACATGTGCGAAACCCTGCGTACCCCCGCAAAGAAGCGCCTCGTGACCGGCGGTAATTCTCCCGACTGGTCGTGGGCGGCCCACAAGCGCGACGTGGACGGCGCCGACTACGAAGGCGTCCCCGCATGGGACAAGGACCAGGGCGACTTCGAACAGGCTCCCATCAACCCCTACATCGTAGTCTACCGCAAGGACGAGTTCATCTCCGGCTTCAGCCCCTCTTACAAGGAAATGACCACCAAGCGCGCCCACTACGACATGACTGTGGCATTTAACCCGCCGTTCAACGTGTCTAACGGATCCTACGTGCAGATTGATTCCGCAAGGAGCACGATGTACCTCACGGGTACCGCCCTGATTTCGGAAAGCGGTTACGTGAACGCCATCTGGGTGAACGGCGTCGCCCTCTCGAAGGAACAGCTCACGAAGGCTGCGGTCTATAACTACGAGACCGGGCGATTCGACCTGAATATCCCGGCGAAGATGAGCATCGGTACCAACAAGGTGGACGTGACCATATTCGCAGGCCCGAACCCCGAGTGCGCCGAATGCCAGGAGAATGGCGGATGCGCGTTCGTGAACCGCACCTACTACGTACAGTTCAGCAAGGGCGACCGCACGCAGGGCAAGCTCCTGCTGGTGCAGAAGGATGGCAGTTCGGTAACGAGCCCAGCCCCGATTGACGGTTCGCTCCAGTTCCAGATCCAGCTGCGCGACAAGGACAACAAGAACAACGCGAACATGCCCGTGAAGCTGTTCAATTCCCGCACGGGCGATTCTACCGAAGTCATTCTGAGCCGCACCAACGACGCGCTGGGCTACTTTGAAGGCGAATGGCTCAAGGCATCGGCGAGCGAAGCGGGTCTCCCCAACGTGAACTTCCTGGGTGGCGATACCATCTGGGTCAAGTACCAAGACCCAGCCGATGACGAGGAACGCGACTCCGTTTACTTCTACTCGCAGCCGACCCGACCCGACCCCAAGAAGGCGCTTATTGCTAGCGACGTGTGCACCATTACCGGCGATGCCGTCACGGAAAACACCCTGAGCATTGAATTCAGCGGAAGCCAGTTCGACGGAACCAGGAACATCCTGGACAGCGTCGAGGTAACGCTCACCTCCGCAAATTCTGCAGAAAGGTCGTTCATGCTGACTCCGGCCGCTCCGGTAGTCGGCGCTACGGCAACATTCACGTTCGCGGATTCCCTTGTCGGGCTTGCGAACCCGAAGGGCTTGGTAACTGTCTACATGCGTGAAGATGGCAAGCAGCAGATGTCGTCCGCCACCATTACCGACGCCGTCAAGCCCAAGCTCGTCAGCGTCTCTATTCTCGAAAACGAGAACCACGAGAACGAAAACGACACGCTCAAGGTTAGCTTCTCCGAACCCATCAACCTGCCTTCCAAGACAGAATGGCCGCTGACCGTCTATGACGGGACATCTGAAGTGGTGCAAGCCGGCATCCGCGTGATTTCGGCAACGACAAGCGACGATGGCAAGAACTGGATGTACGTGATTCAGGGGAATGCCGGTGGTAACTTGGTGAAGCCCGGTTTCCGTGCACAAATCGATGCCGCATTCAACGTGACCGACATGGCGACAAACACGCTCGCCACATGCGCTCCGGTAACCATCATCGAATCGAGCCGCCCCGTGCCCGTGCACTACGCGACCATAACCGACCTCGAAGGTGACGGCCAGCCCGATGAAATCTACATCGAGTTCGTGCGCGTGCTCAAGGACAAGAACATCCCCGACACGGTCGACGTGTACTGGGGCAACCCCTCTACATACGTACCGTTCGCAATCCCTGCCGGCGGTTGGGACATTACCACGGTCTATGGCGAAAAGACTCCTGTCGCCATTACGAAGCTGGATTCCGCAAACGGAACCTGGATAAAGGGAACCGCCAAGAAAACCTGCATCGACTTCAAGGACGACACGACCTACGTAACGCAGAAGGTCTACACCTACACCTACGTCGATGCCGAGGAAACCATCAAGGCCGACAGCACACTCCTGAGGATAGATACCATCTCTACAACCGTATCGCAGAAGTGCGCACAGTACCAGACCACGCAGGATTCCACGTTCATTCCCAAGGTCGACACCCTCGGCTGGGATTCCGTGCAATCCGAACACAGCGCATTCACGATTAAGATTCAGGGAGACCTGTTCAAGAACATGACCTATGGATCCAGCGGCGGCAACGGAGCAATCCTCCCCCGCAAGGGACCGATCGAAAGCCTGCTCGATGCCACGAACGCGACACTCATCGACAAGTGCCCGCCCATCATCGTGAAGGCGACAAAGACCTCTGCAGGCGCTTACGAGTTCCTCGAAGCGACCATGTCCGAACCGCTCGTTGTCATCGACAATCCGGCACTGGAATACATCGAACGCAAGCGCAGCTCGCAGGAAGGCATCTACCTGAAGCCGCTCTCCGTATCGACAAAGCAGGACGTGAAGGAAAACTTCGGTTACACCGAGGAATCCGAAGGCGCTGTACGCATCGGCGACTATATCAGGCTCGTGCCCATCAAGGAACTTTCGCGCTACAAGGACAAGGCGGGCAACTTCCCCACCATAAACAACCCGTGGGTTATCGTCTCTGGCGCCACCGCCGAAAAGACAAAGTTCAAGGTCACGCTCGCAAGCGATGTCACCAAGCCGCCTCGTGAAGTTCCGTATATGGGAACCGCCGTAAGCGAAAACGAAATCTTCCGCGCGACCATCATGAACCCGAACGGGACAGAACTGCTCACGAAGCTTGTTGACGGAACCGTTATCCCGACAACAATCGTACTCGACACGAATTCCTACAAGCACGCCGGCCCGCAGTTTATCGTGGATATCACGATGCCTTCGGCCCTGCAGACCGACGACTTCGGGAAGCCCATCTTCGATTTCGTCATCCGGTTCACGATGAACGTCTACGACAACCTCGGGCAGTTTATCGCCAAGCAGGATATCCGCATGAACATGAAGGATATCGGCTACGACAAGATTACGGAAGACGGCGTATTGAAGCTGAACCTCGAATGGATGGCGCCTAACGGGTCCCCGGCAAGCAAGTCGGGCAAGAGGCTCGGGACAGGAGCCTACATCGCGAAGTTCGATTTCGATGCGAAGGCGACATACGTCGCCGACGAACCGACAACCAACGAAGACGGAAGCACGTCTTACAAGAAGGGTGATGTTATCAAGACGACGGACAACACCACGAAGACCTTCGGTTTCAAGCGTGCGAAGAAATAG